Genomic window (Streptomyces sp. NBC_01431):
GGCGCCGTTGAGGACGTAGTGCGAGCCGTCATCGGAGAGCTTGGCGGTGGTCTTCATGCCCGCGAGGTCGGAGCCGGTGCCCGGCTCGGTCATCGCAAGCGCCCACATCTCCTCGCCGGTGACGAACTTCGGCAGGAAGCGCTTCTTCTGCTCGTCGGAGGCGAGCATCTTTATGTAGGGAAGGCCGAGCAGCACGTGCACGCCGGAGCCGCCGAACTGGACGCCCGCGCGAGCCGTCTCCTCGTACATCACGGCCTCGAACTTGTACGAGTCGATGCCGGCGCCGCCGAACTCCTCGTCCACGCGGATGCCGAAGACGCCCAGGTCGGCCAGCTTGGAGTAGAACTCGCGCGGCACGATGCCCGCGGCGAACCACTCGTCGTAGACGGGGACGACCTCGGCCTCGATGAAGGCGCGCAGGGTCTCCCGGAACGCCTCGTGGTCCTCGTTGAAAACGGTACGGCGCACGGACGCCCTCCTCGACTGGCAGTTGGCTAAGCGCTTGCTCAGGTTGAATATCGAAGTTACCCGTCAGTCACTCGGCTGTCCAGAGTGAGCCTCAGCACTTCTGAGTGCCAGCCACAGTTCCGTGCGTACGTCCATGTCGTCGAGATCGGCACCGAGCAGCGCCGCGCAGCGGCCGATCCGCTGCCGCACGGTGTTGCGGTGCACCCCGAGCGCGACGGCTGTACGGTCCCAACTGCCATGCAGCGAAAGCCAGTTGCGCAGGGTGGTACGCAGTGGGTCGCTGAGCGGGGCGAGCAGTTCACCGGCGTAGGCGGCGGCCTCCGCGGGGTCGAGCAGGGCCGTGAACCCGGCCGGGCGGTGCCGGGCGAGCGGGGCCCGGGTCGCCTCCGCGCGGGCCAGGGCGCGGGCGGCCTGGCGGTCGGCGACCGCGAGCCCGTCGAGCGCGGCGGGGGCGCTGACGCCGAGGGTCCAGCCGGGGTGCGGGGTGACCTCGCGGTCGGCCGGAACGAGGGCCCGTACGGTCGGCCCGGCCGTGTCGATGAGCGGGGTTCCCAGGTCGGGCGGGGTGCCCGTGCCCCGGGCGTGCACGACCACCCAGGGCCCCGCCCCGAGCGGCGCTCCGGCCTCTTCGGGCGCGGCGCCGAGCATCATCCGCACCAGCGCGGCCGAACGGGCGGCCTCGTCCGCGCCCTGCCGCTCCGCGGTGAGCAGGGTGAGGAGTACGGCCGCGACGCCGGCGATGGTGTGGTCGCCGGGGGCACGCTGCGGGGCGGCGAGGGCGAGGGCCAGGCGGCGGGGGCCGGTGAGGGCATAGGCGGTGAGGTGGGTGCCGTCGACGGTATCGGTGGCGGTGAGGGCGTGCGCCGCCGGTGATCCGGCTTGTTGCCGGGTGGGCGCAGGGCTCCGCTGCTCCTCGGGCATCTCCAGCCCCTCCCGCGTATGCGGAGCGGGGGTCTGGGGGCACAGCCCCCGGCCCGCCGGACGGTCCGGGGCCGACGAACCATCCGCCACAGGCTTCGGAGGCTTTCGGGAAGGGGCGGGGCGGGGAAGATCCGCCGAAGGCGCCACCACCCCCACCAGCCCCCGCAGCGCCGCCCACGCCGGGCCCGACGGCTCACGCCCCGCCGCGTACGGCACCGACCCCTCCGGCGTCACCAGCGACGCCCACCCTCCGAGCCGTCCCGCCAGCACCCGCAGCACCGCCCCCACCGGATCGGGGCGGGACGCCGCCGTGGCGAGGGCCCGCTGCGCCTCGCTCACCCGCCGCAGCTCGTCCTCGCGCGCCCGCGCCATGAGCAGCCACACCGCACGGGCCACCCCCGAGAACGTCGTGCGGGGCGGCACCTCAAGCAGCGGAAGCCCGTGCCGTTCGCACGCCGCGACCAGTGCGGACGGCACCTCCTCGTACACCGGTGCCACCCCGAAGCCCAGCGCCGCCGCCCCGGCCGCCACGACCCGGGACACGTAGCGCTCCGGGTCGCCGAGCTGGACGCCCGCCGTCATGAGGAGCTCCCCGCCGAGCAGATACGGGTAGGGGTCGGCCATCTCCGAGGTGTGCACCCAGCGGATCTCGGCGTCCGGCGGCCCGGCGATCCGGTGCAGCCCGAGCTCGGCGCGGGCGAGCAGCGCGCCGAGGGTGATGGGCGGTGTGGGCGGAGCGGTCGGGTCCGGCATGGTGGACGATCCATCCATCGGCAGCGTGATAAGTGGAGGAAACGTACACTTCAGTGTGGCTGACCGGCCACCTAAGGTCGTGCCGACCGGTGGTCGCGCAAGGGGTGGACAGCCCCGCGCGCAGCCGGACCGGGCCGGCCCCGACGTCCTGCCGGCCCGCGGTCGCCACAACACGCCGAAAACGAAGGGCACTTCACATGAGCAGCAACGAAACGCCGCGCGGTCCGATCGACTCGTCCCGCATCCCGCGGTACGCCGGACCCGCGACCTTCGCCCGGCTGCCCCGCCTCGACGAGGTCGGCACCGCCGATGTCGCCGTCGTCGGCGTGCCCTTCGACTCCGGGGTCTCCTACCGGCCCGGCGCCCGCTTCGGCGGCAACGCCATCCGCGAGGCCTCGCGCCTGCTGCGCCCGTACAACCCCGCCCAGGACGCCTCGCCCTTCGCGCTCGCCCAGGTCGCCGACGCCGGCGACATCGCGGCCAACCCGTTCAACATCAACGAGGCCGTCGAGACGATCGAGGCCGCTGCCGATGACCTCCTGGGGACCGGCGCCCGGATGATGACGCTCGGCGGCGACCACACCATCGCGCTGCCGCTGCTCCGCTCGGTCGCCAAGAAGCACGGCCCGGTGGCCCTGCTCCACTTCGACGCGCACCTCGACACCTGGGACACCTACTTCGGCGCCG
Coding sequences:
- a CDS encoding PucR family transcriptional regulator ligand-binding domain-containing protein encodes the protein MPDPTAPPTPPITLGALLARAELGLHRIAGPPDAEIRWVHTSEMADPYPYLLGGELLMTAGVQLGDPERYVSRVVAAGAAALGFGVAPVYEEVPSALVAACERHGLPLLEVPPRTTFSGVARAVWLLMARAREDELRRVSEAQRALATAASRPDPVGAVLRVLAGRLGGWASLVTPEGSVPYAAGREPSGPAWAALRGLVGVVAPSADLPRPAPSRKPPKPVADGSSAPDRPAGRGLCPQTPAPHTREGLEMPEEQRSPAPTRQQAGSPAAHALTATDTVDGTHLTAYALTGPRRLALALAAPQRAPGDHTIAGVAAVLLTLLTAERQGADEAARSAALVRMMLGAAPEEAGAPLGAGPWVVVHARGTGTPPDLGTPLIDTAGPTVRALVPADREVTPHPGWTLGVSAPAALDGLAVADRQAARALARAEATRAPLARHRPAGFTALLDPAEAAAYAGELLAPLSDPLRTTLRNWLSLHGSWDRTAVALGVHRNTVRQRIGRCAALLGADLDDMDVRTELWLALRSAEAHSGQPSD
- the speB gene encoding agmatinase: MSSNETPRGPIDSSRIPRYAGPATFARLPRLDEVGTADVAVVGVPFDSGVSYRPGARFGGNAIREASRLLRPYNPAQDASPFALAQVADAGDIAANPFNINEAVETIEAAADDLLGTGARMMTLGGDHTIALPLLRSVAKKHGPVALLHFDAHLDTWDTYFGAEYTHGTPFRRAVEEGILDTEALSHVGTRGPLYGKQDLTDDEKMGFGIVTSADVYRRGADEVADQLRQRIGDRPLYISIDIDCLDPAHAPGTGTPEAGGMTSRELLEILRGLASCNLVSADVVEVAPAYDHAEITSVAASHTAYELTTIMSRQIAASRTA